Within Amycolatopsis sp. cg5, the genomic segment GCCAGATGGGCCGTGACGTGACGCTGGTCGGCCATTCCAACGCGCCGTTGCACCGGTTCGGGCCGTCGATCGCCGAGTCGGTGACGAAGCTGCAGCAGAACCATCGCGCGCGGCTGGCGATGAACAGCTCGGTCCGGCATTGGATCAGCACCAAGGACACGGTCGGCATGCATCTGACCAACAACAAGCTGATCGTGGCGAGTTGCGTCATCCTGGCGATCGGCAGTGTCCCCGCCACCGACTGGATGCGAGGCTCCGGCCTCGACCTTTCCGACGGTGTGCTCTGCGAAGCGTCACTGTTCGCCGCGAACGCCCAAGACGTCGTGGTCGCAGGCGACGCGGCCCGCTGGCCGAATCTGCGTTTCGACGAGGAACCCCGCCGCGTCGAGCACTGGATCAACGCCGTCGAGTCGGCACGCGCGGCCGCGGAGAACCTGCTGGCAGGCCGCGCGGCCGCCAAGCCGTTCACCCCGCTGCCCCGTGCCTGGTCGACGCTGTACGACGTACGCCTGCAGATGGTCGGCATGCCCTCGCTCGGCGAGGACACGGTCCGCCTCGCCGACGGCCTCACCGGCTTCGTCAGGGCGGGCAGGCTGGTCGGCCTCGCGGGCTGGGACATCCCCCGCACGATGCTGCACTGGACGGCCGAGCTCGAACGCCGCCTGCCCGCTCCCACCTCGGTCGGCGCACCCGCCGAACCGGTCGAGGAGCCCGCACCCGTCTGGCAGCGGGTCGCGGAATCGCTCAGCGCGATCTGAGCGCACCCCCAGAACCGGCGCGCGATCGGCCCACTCGCGCGTTTCCGGCGTGCGGGCCGTATTCGGGAAACTGTGGACATCCCGAATACGGCCCGCACGACTACCCTTTCGGGCACCGAATCCCGCCCCCGAATACGCCCGAAACAATTCTTCGGGCGCCCGCCCTCCGGTCCACAGTTGCGGACAACCGCCGGAGGGAGAAAATCGGATGCGCCGCATCGGCATAATCGGGGCCGGACAGGCAGGATTGCTGCTGGCACTCGGCCTCCAGCAACACGGCTACGAAGTAACGGTCATCACCGACCGCGACGCGCAGACGATCCTCGGCGGTCGCGTCCTGTCCAATCAATGCGTGTTCGAACCGGCACTGCGCCACGAACGCGCGCTCGGCGTCAACTTCTGGGACGGCGTCGCCCCGGAGATCGGCGGCGTCGCCTTCACCTCGGGCCCGATCACCTGGAAGACCCCGCTCGACCGCTCGGCCCAGTCGGTTGACCAGCGGCTCAAGATGTCCGACTGGCTGGCCGAATTCGCGGACCTGGGTGGAGAAGTCCGTGTCCACAAGGTCACTCCGGACGACCTCGAGTCCTACGCGCGGGAGTTCGACCTCGTGCTCGTCGCGGCGGGTCGTGGGCCCCAGTTCGACTCGCTTTTCGCGCGGGACGAACGGTTCTCGCCGTACGCGGAGCCTCAGCGGGCGATCGCGATGATGTACGTCGACGGAATCTCGGACCGGGTGTATCCCGGCGTCGACTTCAGCCTGGGGCCGGAGGGGGAGTACTTCGCGCTGCCGGTGCTGACCGCGAGCGGTCCTGCTTACGGGATGTACTTCTCGGGGATCCCTGGCGGGCCTTTGGATTGCTGGGACGGCGTCGCCGACATCGACCAGCATTTCGAGATCGCGGCCGGCCTGTTGGCCTCGTTTTTCCCGTGGGCCAAGGAACTTCTCGATCATGCTTCGCCGCTTGGGGCGCTTGATCATCTGCATGGGCGCATCACGCCGGTCGTGCGTGACCCCGTCGGGCGGCTGGCTTCGGGTGCGCTGGTGCTCGCGATGGGGGACACGGCGGTGACGAATGATCCGATCGCGGGTC encodes:
- a CDS encoding NAD(P)/FAD-dependent oxidoreductase, whose protein sequence is MSDGDRIVIVGAGVAGLRAAERLRELNFDGEIVIVGDEARRPYHRPMVSKQLIIGAARPIDVSLQAYRDIDVRWRLGTRATHLDCAERTVYLPGGESLWYDGLIVATGSYPRHLPGAPRHDPRVRILRTVDDAMAVKRALGVSTKPAVVIGSGLIGCEFAASMRQMGRDVTLVGHSNAPLHRFGPSIAESVTKLQQNHRARLAMNSSVRHWISTKDTVGMHLTNNKLIVASCVILAIGSVPATDWMRGSGLDLSDGVLCEASLFAANAQDVVVAGDAARWPNLRFDEEPRRVEHWINAVESARAAAENLLAGRAAAKPFTPLPRAWSTLYDVRLQMVGMPSLGEDTVRLADGLTGFVRAGRLVGLAGWDIPRTMLHWTAELERRLPAPTSVGAPAEPVEEPAPVWQRVAESLSAI
- a CDS encoding styrene monooxygenase/indole monooxygenase family protein, which encodes MRRIGIIGAGQAGLLLALGLQQHGYEVTVITDRDAQTILGGRVLSNQCVFEPALRHERALGVNFWDGVAPEIGGVAFTSGPITWKTPLDRSAQSVDQRLKMSDWLAEFADLGGEVRVHKVTPDDLESYAREFDLVLVAAGRGPQFDSLFARDERFSPYAEPQRAIAMMYVDGISDRVYPGVDFSLGPEGEYFALPVLTASGPAYGMYFSGIPGGPLDCWDGVADIDQHFEIAAGLLASFFPWAKELLDHASPLGALDHLHGRITPVVRDPVGRLASGALVLAMGDTAVTNDPIAGQGANLAAHCAAAYQARIIAQGDAVFDEAFMRRSFADFWSVGRVTTRFSNDLLAPPPPHVLATLEAAQSAPAVAHRFAHLFDDPSDYEGWLTDEAEALRYLKAS